From one Phocaeicola salanitronis DSM 18170 genomic stretch:
- a CDS encoding pectate lyase has product MKIARTFGMAIAISFFLFTACSDTAPKAEPDPPGQEEPEPEPEPDPEPDEEELPDYPAPDRSVTPAFPYAFGAGRFTSGGAEGKVYTVTSLADDGSTGTLRWALNQSGKRTIVFATGGLIELSKELKINHGDVTIAGQTAPGGGICLKGHPVVVNADNVIIRFIRFRMGSDNLTEAEADGGDAVWGRGWKNIVIDHCSMSWSTDECASFYNNENFTLQWCIISESLTLSEHSKGRHGYGGIWGGEPASFHHNLLAHHSSRTPRLSGSRTTGNPDKEQVDLRNNVFYNWGPTNGGYAGEGGSYNFINNYYKPGPSTCTKKGIVNRIFQPNGDDGNQQNPKGVWGIFYVNGNYFDDTCPNLPENYKKLIAEVNTDNWSGIHPNENNCPLPEGGIEAIRSGEAFLITPDADEYTQPAQDAYDWVLAHAGASLVRDEVDARIVDNVRQGNYTAEGSNGSSNGLIDRAEDVGGWPDYAPGTAPADTDGDGMPDAWEEEQHLNPNDASDGAKYNLSPYYTNLEVYLNSLVEDLYPNP; this is encoded by the coding sequence ATGAAAATAGCAAGAACATTTGGGATGGCTATCGCCATCAGCTTTTTCCTTTTTACGGCTTGCTCGGATACAGCGCCGAAAGCAGAACCAGACCCACCGGGACAAGAAGAACCGGAGCCAGAACCGGAACCTGATCCGGAGCCGGACGAAGAAGAATTGCCCGACTATCCCGCTCCCGACCGGAGCGTAACCCCCGCCTTTCCTTATGCTTTCGGAGCCGGACGATTTACCTCCGGAGGAGCGGAAGGCAAGGTATATACCGTCACTTCCCTTGCCGATGACGGCTCTACGGGCACCTTGCGTTGGGCATTGAACCAATCGGGCAAGCGTACCATCGTCTTTGCCACGGGCGGACTTATCGAATTAAGCAAAGAGCTTAAAATCAATCATGGAGATGTAACCATTGCCGGACAAACCGCACCGGGAGGAGGCATCTGCCTGAAAGGGCATCCGGTTGTAGTAAATGCAGATAATGTCATCATACGGTTTATCCGTTTCCGCATGGGATCGGACAACCTAACGGAAGCCGAAGCCGACGGAGGTGATGCCGTGTGGGGCAGAGGATGGAAAAACATCGTGATAGACCATTGCTCGATGAGCTGGAGCACCGACGAGTGTGCCTCTTTCTATAACAACGAGAATTTCACCCTGCAATGGTGCATCATCAGCGAAAGCCTTACGCTCTCCGAGCATAGCAAAGGAAGGCATGGGTACGGAGGCATCTGGGGAGGAGAACCTGCCTCGTTCCACCATAACCTGCTGGCACACCATAGCAGCCGTACGCCCCGCCTTTCGGGAAGCCGCACCACAGGCAATCCCGATAAGGAGCAAGTCGACCTGCGGAATAACGTATTCTATAATTGGGGACCGACCAACGGAGGCTATGCGGGCGAAGGAGGCTCGTACAATTTCATCAACAACTATTACAAGCCGGGACCTTCCACCTGTACGAAGAAAGGCATTGTCAACCGCATCTTCCAGCCTAACGGGGATGACGGAAACCAGCAAAACCCGAAAGGCGTATGGGGAATTTTCTACGTAAACGGGAACTATTTCGATGATACCTGCCCCAACTTGCCCGAAAACTACAAAAAACTGATAGCGGAAGTCAATACAGATAACTGGTCGGGCATACATCCCAATGAAAACAATTGCCCCTTGCCCGAAGGAGGCATCGAAGCCATCCGGTCGGGAGAAGCCTTCCTCATCACTCCCGATGCGGACGAATATACCCAACCGGCACAAGATGCTTACGATTGGGTATTGGCTCATGCGGGAGCATCGCTCGTCCGGGATGAGGTAGACGCGCGTATTGTCGATAACGTGCGCCAAGGGAATTATACCGCCGAGGGAAGCAACGGAAGTTCGAATGGATTGATAGACCGTGCCGAAGACGTAGGCGGATGGCCCGATTACGCACCGGGCACAGCTCCGGCAGACACGGACGGAGACGGCATGCCCGATGCATGGGAAGAAGAACAACACTTGAACCCGAACGATGCTTCGGACGGAGCCAAATACAACCTCAGCCCCTATTATACCAACTTGGAGGTTTACCTGAATAGCTTAGTAGAAGATTTATATCCTAACCCTTAA
- a CDS encoding pectate lyase, which translates to MNLKRELGTAACLIALSLCALPVSASTDRVPAFPGADGAGKYTTGGRGGKVYTVNSLKDDGSEGTLRWAIRKKGPRTIVFAVSGIIELQSPLYINNGDLTIAGQTAPGDGICLKNYTLGIKADNVIIRFIRSRMGADIKQKGNDAMNGFNNHRDIIIDHCSMSWSTDECATFYDNRNFTMQWCIASESLLNSIHEKGKHGYGGIWGGQPASFHHNLLAHHSNRTPRLCGSRYTGKPEEERVELFNNVIYNYGSAGAYAGEGGSYNFLNNYYKPGPYTATVASYKRLFTAYSDDGKNNNPQGTHGVFYLSGNYMDGSCAKLSEKQRKDMQKVNKDNAAGLILKDKAADKAAYLSEKPFDIAEHTTLQEAGEAYEAVLQYAGASFKRDAYDQRIADETRKGTYTYEGSHGSTNGMIDQPADVGGWQTYQSAPAPLDSDADGMPDAWEKEHGLNPNDASDASAYGLDTGYTNLEMYLNGLVNHLYPKL; encoded by the coding sequence ATGAACCTGAAAAGAGAACTCGGAACAGCCGCCTGCCTGATTGCGCTCTCGTTATGCGCCTTACCGGTATCAGCATCCACCGACCGCGTACCGGCATTCCCCGGAGCCGACGGTGCGGGGAAATATACTACCGGCGGAAGAGGCGGGAAAGTATATACCGTCAATTCCTTGAAAGACGACGGGTCGGAAGGCACGTTGCGCTGGGCAATCCGCAAGAAAGGGCCGCGCACCATCGTATTTGCCGTAAGCGGCATCATCGAACTGCAATCCCCGCTCTATATCAATAACGGAGACCTGACCATTGCCGGACAGACCGCTCCGGGCGACGGCATCTGCCTGAAAAACTATACGCTGGGAATCAAGGCAGACAACGTCATCATCCGCTTCATCCGTTCACGCATGGGAGCGGACATCAAGCAAAAAGGGAACGATGCCATGAACGGATTCAATAACCACCGGGACATCATCATCGACCATTGCTCGATGAGCTGGAGCACGGATGAATGTGCCACGTTCTACGATAACCGGAACTTCACGATGCAATGGTGCATCGCCAGCGAAAGCCTGCTCAACTCCATCCACGAAAAAGGCAAGCACGGCTATGGAGGCATCTGGGGAGGACAGCCCGCCTCGTTCCACCACAATCTGCTGGCACATCACTCCAACCGCACGCCCCGCCTGTGCGGAAGCCGCTATACAGGCAAGCCCGAAGAAGAGCGGGTGGAATTGTTCAACAATGTCATCTACAATTACGGAAGCGCCGGAGCATACGCGGGCGAAGGAGGTTCGTATAATTTCCTGAACAATTACTATAAGCCCGGTCCGTACACCGCTACGGTCGCTTCGTATAAAAGGCTGTTTACCGCCTATTCCGATGACGGGAAGAACAACAATCCCCAAGGCACGCACGGCGTGTTCTACCTGAGCGGGAACTACATGGATGGCTCATGCGCCAAGCTGAGCGAAAAGCAACGGAAAGACATGCAGAAGGTAAACAAGGACAATGCCGCAGGGCTGATATTGAAAGACAAGGCTGCGGACAAAGCTGCCTACCTGTCTGAAAAACCTTTCGACATTGCCGAACATACAACCCTCCAAGAGGCGGGCGAAGCCTATGAAGCCGTATTGCAATACGCCGGAGCGTCTTTCAAGCGGGATGCATACGACCAACGCATCGCGGACGAGACCCGAAAAGGGACTTATACGTACGAAGGAAGCCACGGAAGCACAAACGGAATGATAGACCAGCCTGCGGACGTAGGCGGATGGCAAACCTATCAATCGGCTCCCGCCCCACTGGATAGCGATGCCGACGGAATGCCCGATGCCTGGGAGAAAGAACACGGACTGAACCCGAACGATGCATCGGACGCATCCGCATACGGTTTAGATACCGGTTATACCAACCTAGAAATGTACCTGAACGGGCTGGTAAACCATTTGTACCCCAAACTATAA